From one Lycium ferocissimum isolate CSIRO_LF1 chromosome 5, AGI_CSIRO_Lferr_CH_V1, whole genome shotgun sequence genomic stretch:
- the LOC132056286 gene encoding flavonol 3-sulfotransferase-like, which translates to MNRDRFDFSSHPLLTKGPHDCIPFLESIIQDETSYQDYRISCLPRRLFATHIPCSLLPASVMSSGCKIVYVFHETKDVLVSNWHYMKKLRLKDLPSFPIEDAFDLFCKGVSHYGPFWDHVSGYWKASLENPDKVLFLTYENMKKDPIVCLTKLAKFLDKPFCLEEEREEVVQEIVKLCSFENLSSLEINQTGVLHFSPQISLENRHFLRKGQVGDWTNHLTVEMGEQLDEITRQKLCGLV; encoded by the coding sequence ATGAATCGTGATCGATTCGATTTCTCCTCTCACCCTTTACTTACCAAGGGCCCCCATGATTGCATTCCCTTCTTGGAATCCATCATACAAGATGAAACTTCCTACCAAGATTATCGAATTTCATGTTTGCCACGTCGCCTTTTCGCGACCCACATTCCTTGCTCTTTGTTACCAGCATCTGTGATGTCTTCTGGTTGCAAGATTGTTTATGTCTTTCACGAAACCAAAGATGTTCTCGTTTCAAATTGgcattatatgaaaaaattaagacTCAAAGATCTACCTTCTTTTCCAATCGAAGACGCATTTGATCTGTTCTGCAAAGGGGTATCACATTATGGACCCTTCTGGGATCATGTCTCGGGTTATTGGAAGGCAAGCTTGGAAAATCCAGACAAGGTACTTTTCTTGACTTACGAGAACATGAAGAAAGATCCCATTGTCTGTCTTACCAAATTGGCCAAGTTCTTGGATAAGCCATTTTGCTTagaagaggagagagaagaggtTGTGCAGGAGATTGTAAAGCTTTGTAGCTTTGAGAATTTGAGCAGCTTGGAAATAAATCAAACTGGAGTGCTACATTTCAGTCCACAAATTTCTCTTGAGAACCGGCATTTCTTGAGGAAAGGTCAAGTTGGAGATTGGACAAACCATCTGACAGTAGAGATGGGCGAACAGCTGGATGAAATCACTAGGCAGAAGCTTTGTGGACTAGTTTGA
- the LOC132056283 gene encoding uncharacterized protein LOC132056283, which yields MASAVVSGAASSSCSVSYSRNLSINKPNASITSHKSSTTPSQKTSFQGLALQEAKKGVSSSFLAESKRNGSIGGSRGLEITARKAAAAKNIEVEVDKPLGLTLGPKQGGGVIITGVEGGGNAARAGLKVGDQVVYTSSFFGDELWPADKLGFTKTAIQAKPDSVYFVVSRGVDVDVKRLPKRPAPPQFGRKLTDAQKARATHICLDCGYIYTLPKSFDEQPEDYACPQCRAPKKRFARYDVNTGRAIGGGLPPIGVIIGLVAGIGGIGALLVYGLQ from the exons atggcATCCGCTGTTGTTTCTGGTGCTGCCTCCTCTTCTTGCTCGGTTTCTTATTCAAGAAACCTTAGCATCAACAAACCTAATGCTTCCATCACGTCCCACAAATCATCCACCACTCCATCCCAG AAAACTAGTTTTCAAGGGCTAGCACTACAAGAGGCCAAAAAGGGTGTTTCGAGTTCGTTTTTAGCTGAGAGCAAGAGGAATGGTAGCATTGGTGGAAGTAGAGGCCTTGAGATAACTGCAAGAAAAGCTGCTGCTGCAAAGAACATAGAAGTGGAAGTTGATAAGCCATTGGGACTCACCCTCGGTCCAAAGCAAGGTGGTGGAGTTATCATTACG GGTGTAGAGGGTGGTGGTAATGCTGCAAGGGCGGGGCTTAAGGTTGGTGACCAGGTAGTCTACACTAGTAGCTTCTTCGGCGACGAACTCTGGCCAGCTGATAAGCTTGGATTCACAAAAACTGCCATCCAGGCGAAGCCTGACTCTGTCTACTTCGTCGTTAGCAG AGGTGTCGATGTAGATGTTAAAAGACTGCCCAAGCGTCCAGCTCCTCCTCAATTTGGAAGGAAATTAACTGATGCTCAAAAG GCCAGAGCAACACACATTTGCCTCGATTGTGGTTACATATACACCTTGCCGAAGTCTTTCGATGAACAG CCGGAGGACTATGCATGTCCACAATGCAGAGCACCAAAGAAGAGGTTTGCAAGATATGATGTTAACACTGGGAGAGCAATTGGAGGAGGATTGCCCCCAATTGGAGTCATTATTGGTCTTGTTGCTGGTATTGGTGGTATTGGAGCATTACTAGTTTATGGTCTCCAATAG
- the LOC132056282 gene encoding protein MODIFYING WALL LIGNIN-1 has protein sequence MERKVIIISGVVGFLGLLSAVTGFAAEATRVKGSQVQFPSPSECVYPRSPALGLGLTAATALMVAQIIVNVASGCVCCRKGPHQSGSNWTLALICFVVSWFTFVIAFLLLLTGAALNDQHGEESLYFGNYYCYVVKPGVFAGAAVLSLASVALGIIYYISLTSTKNSNDPWHPPAPSQGGIAMGHPQFPSQTSQDPVFVHEDTYMRRIST, from the exons ATGGAGAGAAAGGTGATAATAATTAGTGGTGTTGTGGGATTTCTTGGGTTGTTATCTGCTGTTACTGGTTTTGCTGCTGAGGCTACAAGGGTTAAG GGTTCTCAGGTCCAATTCCCCTCTCCTTCAGAATGTGTATATCCAAGGAGTCCTGCACTGGGTCTTGGACTGACTGCTGCTACGGCGCTTATGGTTGCTCAAATAATTGTCAATGTAGCTAGTGGATGTGTCTGTTGCCGGAAAGGCCCACATCAATCAGGATCTAATTGGACACTGGCACTAATATGTTTTGTTGTATCCTG GTTTACATTTGTTATAGCATTTCTATTACTGCTAACGGGCGCAGCGCTGAATGATCAGCATGGTGAAGAGAGCTTGTACTTTGGCAACTACTATTGCTATGTTGTAAAGCCTGGAGTATTTGCGGGAGCTGCTGTCTTGTCCCTTGCCAGCGTTGCTCTTGGAATTATCTATTATATTTCCTTGACATCCACAAAGAACAGTAACGATCCATGGCATCCACCAGCTCCAAGTCAAGGTGGCATTGCAATGGGACACCCACAATTTCCTTCACAGACCAGTCAGGATCCAGTTTTTGTTCATGAAGATACTTACATGAGACGTATATCTACATGA